From Anopheles darlingi chromosome 2, idAnoDarlMG_H_01, whole genome shotgun sequence, the proteins below share one genomic window:
- the LOC125951404 gene encoding protein bicaudal D isoform X1 — translation MAASSIELENLRAEIERLTRELDQVSSENVQSAKYGLVLLEEKQNLQAKCDELESLYDHTKHELDITQEALQKFQKTQQVTTKSGIEQEDALLNESAAMEISLNQHILELESETKQLRHELDRVTNERDRMLQENAEIGRDKSGTEAERARLKAELKDMKYREARMLADYSELEEENISLQKQVSSLRSSQVEFEGAKHEIRRLSEEIELLNSQVEELASLKKIAEKQMEDALTALQVERENKYALKKELDTHINRESMYNISNLAYSIRGMEESALNSSDCEEEIPALRDSTLKRLEASLEAETADLKSPDGTKVDLFSEIHLNELKKLEKQLETMENEKLCLTANLRDAQQNLDKSQNDVQNFMSKLLVMAAHVDALHNLKKQIQIEENITAVANNKDKNATEKMNEAIMQYSNWFILSSKEIDTLRADLVELQKGLNCSDAMTILRNEITNLKNRLLSVEQKSLDLHSDIQVLTSLSQTAGQSLNTTRSNLIALSDDLAQLYHLVCTVNGETPNRVLLDHKNDDLRLVKLKDDGIKASPYLKYSICQFSFDNDSLTAIQSQLKSDILISKPHVFEDLQALSDAVEVRKYVDTVSDQIRYLKTAVEHTIELNKDKVVTDTSGVSSGDAKDAKEEIADLHEQIIKLRSLLSTKREQIATLRTVLKSNKNTAEVALTNLKSKYENEKLVVSDTMSKLRNELRILKEDAATFSSLRAMFAARCEEYVTQVDELTHQLSAAEEEKKTLNQLLRLAVQQKLGLTQKLEELEMDREMRHVRRPAVSQRGGGGGGGGGKSAFSRGQPARNSLQNPNSNSNNSNQAFF, via the exons ATGGCTGCATCAAGCATAGAGCTGGAAAACTTGCGGGCCGAAATCGAGCGTCTAACGCGAGAACTCGACCAGGTTAGCAGTGAAAATGTCCAATCGGCAAAGTATGGGCTCGTGTTGTtagaagaaaaacagaatctGCAAGCCAAATGTGACGAGCTAGAATCGTTGTACGATCACACCAAGCATGAGCTCGACATAACCCAAGAG GCATTGCAAAAGTTCCAAAAAACTCAACAAGTCACCACAAAGTCAGGCATCGAACAGGAAGATGCGCTTCTCAACGAGTCAGCGGCTATGGAAATTTCCCTCAACCAGCATATCCTTGAGCTCGAAAGTGAAACTAAGCAACTGCGCCACGAGCTAGATAGGGTGACCAACGAACGCGACCGTATGTTACAGGAGAATGCTGAAATTGGTCGCGACAAGTCTGGAACCGAAGCTGAACGGGCTCGACTGAAGGCAGAACTGAAAGATATGAAGTATCGTGAGGCGCGCATGTTGGCCGATTACTCAGAGCTAGAGGAAGAAAATAtttccctccaaaaacaaGTTTCTAGCTTGCGAAGCTCGCAA GTGGAATTTGAAGGCGCCAAACATGAAATACGAAGACTTTCTGAAGAAATCGAGCTACTAAATTCACAGGTAGAGGAGCTTGCCAGTCTTAAGAAAATAGCTGAAAAACAAATGGAGGATGCTTTGACAGCACTGCAA GTTGAGCGTGAAAATAAATATGCTCTGAAGAAGGAACTCGATACACATATCAACCGTGAATCAATGTATAATATCAGTAATCTGGCATATAGTATACGTGGAATGGAAGAAAGTGCACTCAACAGCAGTGACTGTGAAGAAGAAATTCCAGCGCTAAG GGATTCTACCTTGAAACGACTAGAAGCATCGTTGGAGGCTGAAACCGCAGATCTTAAATCACCCGACGGAACCAAAGTTGATCTCTTCTCTGAAATTCATCTGAATGAGCTGAAGAAATTAGAAAAACAACTTGaaacaatggaaaatgaaaagctcTGCTTGACTGCGAACCTGCGCGATGCACAGCAAAATCTGGATAAAAGTCAGAATGATGTTCAGAACTTTATGTCCAAGCTACTGGTTATGGCAGCACATGTCGACGCTCTTCACAATCTGAAGAAGCAAATTCAGATCGAAGAAAACATTACAG CAGTTGCTAACAACAAAGACAAGAACGCAACGGAAAAGATGAATGAAGCAATCATGCAATATTCCAATTGGTTTATCCTGAGCTCGAAAGAAATTGACACGCTTAGGGCTGACTTGGTAGAGCTACAAAAGGGTCTAAATTGCTCCGATGCCATGACCATATTACGCAATGAAATAACGAATTTAAAGAATAGG CTGTTATCAGTGGAACAGAAATCACTTGATCTACACAGCGATATCCAGGTACTAACGTCTCTTTCTCAAACTGCTGGACAAAGCTTGAATACAACTCGAAGCAATCTGATTGCTTTGAGTGATGATTTAGCCCAACTGTATCATTTAGTATGCACGGTCAACGGCGAAACTCCAAATAGAGTGTTGCTTGATCATAAGAATGATGATTTAAGGTTAGTTAAGTTAAAAGATGACGGCATAAAAGCTTCACCTTATCTAAAATATTCTATTTGTCAATTTAGCTTCGACAACGATTCGCTTACTGCGATACAATCACAACTTAAATCGGACATACTCATCTCTAAACCGCACGTATTTGAAGATCTTCAAGCGCTAAGTGACGCAGTGGAAGTCCGAAAATATGTGGATACAGTAAGTGATCAGATTCGATACCTGAAGACTGCCGTCGAGCACACGATTGAGCTAAACAAGGACAAGGTAGTAACAGATACATCTGGTGTATCATCCGGAGACGCAAAGGATGCCAAGGAAGAGATAGCTGATTTGCATGAGCAGATTATTAAGCTACGCAGCTTACTGTCGACGAAACGCGAGCAAATTGCTACTCTGCGTACCGTGCTGAAATCGAACAAGAACACGGCGGAGGTAGCTTTGACCaatttgaaatcgaaataCGAAAACGAGAAACTTGTTGTGAGCGATACGATGTCGAAGTTGCGTAATGAACTGCGCATACTGAAGGAAGATGCGGCCACATTCTCAA GTCTACGAGCAATGTTTGCTGCCCGCTGCGAAGAATATGTAACGCAAGTAGATGAACTAACTCATCAGCTATCGGCCGccgaggaggaaaagaaaacgttGAACCAATTACTGCGACTAGCAGTGCAACAGAAATTGGGTTTAACCCAGAAGCTAGAAGAACTTGAGATGGACCG GGAGATGCGTCATGTTCGACGACCAGCTGTTTCGCAgcgtggaggaggaggcggaggtggtggcggaaaATCCGCATTTTCGCGTGGACAGCCGGCTAGAAATAGCTTGCAAAATCCGAATAGCAACAGTAACAATTCAAACCAAGCGTTCTTCTAA
- the LOC125951404 gene encoding protein bicaudal D isoform X2 gives MAASSIELENLRAEIERLTRELDQVSSENVQSAKYGLVLLEEKQNLQAKCDELESLYDHTKHELDITQEALQKFQKTQQVTTKSGIEQEDALLNESAAMEISLNQHILELESETKQLRHELDRVTNERDRMLQENAEIGRDKSGTEAERARLKAELKDMKYREARMLADYSELEEENISLQKQVSSLRSSQVEFEGAKHEIRRLSEEIELLNSQVEELASLKKIAEKQMEDALTALQVERENKYALKKELDTHINRESMYNISNLAYSIRGMEESALNSSDCEEEIPALRDSTLKRLEASLEAETADLKSPDGTKVDLFSEIHLNELKKLEKQLETMENEKLCLTANLRDAQQNLDKSQNDVQNFMSKLLVMAAHVDALHNLKKQIQIEENITVANNKDKNATEKMNEAIMQYSNWFILSSKEIDTLRADLVELQKGLNCSDAMTILRNEITNLKNRLLSVEQKSLDLHSDIQVLTSLSQTAGQSLNTTRSNLIALSDDLAQLYHLVCTVNGETPNRVLLDHKNDDLRLVKLKDDGIKASPYLKYSICQFSFDNDSLTAIQSQLKSDILISKPHVFEDLQALSDAVEVRKYVDTVSDQIRYLKTAVEHTIELNKDKVVTDTSGVSSGDAKDAKEEIADLHEQIIKLRSLLSTKREQIATLRTVLKSNKNTAEVALTNLKSKYENEKLVVSDTMSKLRNELRILKEDAATFSSLRAMFAARCEEYVTQVDELTHQLSAAEEEKKTLNQLLRLAVQQKLGLTQKLEELEMDREMRHVRRPAVSQRGGGGGGGGGKSAFSRGQPARNSLQNPNSNSNNSNQAFF, from the exons ATGGCTGCATCAAGCATAGAGCTGGAAAACTTGCGGGCCGAAATCGAGCGTCTAACGCGAGAACTCGACCAGGTTAGCAGTGAAAATGTCCAATCGGCAAAGTATGGGCTCGTGTTGTtagaagaaaaacagaatctGCAAGCCAAATGTGACGAGCTAGAATCGTTGTACGATCACACCAAGCATGAGCTCGACATAACCCAAGAG GCATTGCAAAAGTTCCAAAAAACTCAACAAGTCACCACAAAGTCAGGCATCGAACAGGAAGATGCGCTTCTCAACGAGTCAGCGGCTATGGAAATTTCCCTCAACCAGCATATCCTTGAGCTCGAAAGTGAAACTAAGCAACTGCGCCACGAGCTAGATAGGGTGACCAACGAACGCGACCGTATGTTACAGGAGAATGCTGAAATTGGTCGCGACAAGTCTGGAACCGAAGCTGAACGGGCTCGACTGAAGGCAGAACTGAAAGATATGAAGTATCGTGAGGCGCGCATGTTGGCCGATTACTCAGAGCTAGAGGAAGAAAATAtttccctccaaaaacaaGTTTCTAGCTTGCGAAGCTCGCAA GTGGAATTTGAAGGCGCCAAACATGAAATACGAAGACTTTCTGAAGAAATCGAGCTACTAAATTCACAGGTAGAGGAGCTTGCCAGTCTTAAGAAAATAGCTGAAAAACAAATGGAGGATGCTTTGACAGCACTGCAA GTTGAGCGTGAAAATAAATATGCTCTGAAGAAGGAACTCGATACACATATCAACCGTGAATCAATGTATAATATCAGTAATCTGGCATATAGTATACGTGGAATGGAAGAAAGTGCACTCAACAGCAGTGACTGTGAAGAAGAAATTCCAGCGCTAAG GGATTCTACCTTGAAACGACTAGAAGCATCGTTGGAGGCTGAAACCGCAGATCTTAAATCACCCGACGGAACCAAAGTTGATCTCTTCTCTGAAATTCATCTGAATGAGCTGAAGAAATTAGAAAAACAACTTGaaacaatggaaaatgaaaagctcTGCTTGACTGCGAACCTGCGCGATGCACAGCAAAATCTGGATAAAAGTCAGAATGATGTTCAGAACTTTATGTCCAAGCTACTGGTTATGGCAGCACATGTCGACGCTCTTCACAATCTGAAGAAGCAAATTCAGATCGAAGAAAACATTACAG TTGCTAACAACAAAGACAAGAACGCAACGGAAAAGATGAATGAAGCAATCATGCAATATTCCAATTGGTTTATCCTGAGCTCGAAAGAAATTGACACGCTTAGGGCTGACTTGGTAGAGCTACAAAAGGGTCTAAATTGCTCCGATGCCATGACCATATTACGCAATGAAATAACGAATTTAAAGAATAGG CTGTTATCAGTGGAACAGAAATCACTTGATCTACACAGCGATATCCAGGTACTAACGTCTCTTTCTCAAACTGCTGGACAAAGCTTGAATACAACTCGAAGCAATCTGATTGCTTTGAGTGATGATTTAGCCCAACTGTATCATTTAGTATGCACGGTCAACGGCGAAACTCCAAATAGAGTGTTGCTTGATCATAAGAATGATGATTTAAGGTTAGTTAAGTTAAAAGATGACGGCATAAAAGCTTCACCTTATCTAAAATATTCTATTTGTCAATTTAGCTTCGACAACGATTCGCTTACTGCGATACAATCACAACTTAAATCGGACATACTCATCTCTAAACCGCACGTATTTGAAGATCTTCAAGCGCTAAGTGACGCAGTGGAAGTCCGAAAATATGTGGATACAGTAAGTGATCAGATTCGATACCTGAAGACTGCCGTCGAGCACACGATTGAGCTAAACAAGGACAAGGTAGTAACAGATACATCTGGTGTATCATCCGGAGACGCAAAGGATGCCAAGGAAGAGATAGCTGATTTGCATGAGCAGATTATTAAGCTACGCAGCTTACTGTCGACGAAACGCGAGCAAATTGCTACTCTGCGTACCGTGCTGAAATCGAACAAGAACACGGCGGAGGTAGCTTTGACCaatttgaaatcgaaataCGAAAACGAGAAACTTGTTGTGAGCGATACGATGTCGAAGTTGCGTAATGAACTGCGCATACTGAAGGAAGATGCGGCCACATTCTCAA GTCTACGAGCAATGTTTGCTGCCCGCTGCGAAGAATATGTAACGCAAGTAGATGAACTAACTCATCAGCTATCGGCCGccgaggaggaaaagaaaacgttGAACCAATTACTGCGACTAGCAGTGCAACAGAAATTGGGTTTAACCCAGAAGCTAGAAGAACTTGAGATGGACCG GGAGATGCGTCATGTTCGACGACCAGCTGTTTCGCAgcgtggaggaggaggcggaggtggtggcggaaaATCCGCATTTTCGCGTGGACAGCCGGCTAGAAATAGCTTGCAAAATCCGAATAGCAACAGTAACAATTCAAACCAAGCGTTCTTCTAA
- the LOC125951404 gene encoding protein bicaudal D isoform X4, translating into MAASSIELENLRAEIERLTRELDQVSSENVQSAKYGLVLLEEKQNLQAKCDELESLYDHTKHELDITQEALQKFQKTQQVTTKSGIEQEDALLNESAAMEISLNQHILELESETKQLRHELDRVTNERDRMLQENAEIGRDKSGTEAERARLKAELKDMKYREARMLADYSELEEENISLQKQVSSLRSSQVEFEGAKHEIRRLSEEIELLNSQVEELASLKKIAEKQMEDALTALQVERENKYALKKELDTHINRESMYNISNLAYSIRGMEESALNSSDCEEEIPALRDSTLKRLEASLEAETADLKSPDGTKVDLFSEIHLNELKKLEKQLETMENEKLCLTANLRDAQQNLDKSQNDVQNFMSKLLVMAAHVDALHNLKKQIQIEENITVANNKDKNATEKMNEAIMQYSNWFILSSKEIDTLRADLVELQKGLNCSDAMTILRNEITNLKNRLLSVEQKSLDLHSDIQVLTSLSQTAGQSLNTTRSNLIALSDDLAQLYHLVCTVNGETPNRVLLDHKNDDLSFDNDSLTAIQSQLKSDILISKPHVFEDLQALSDAVEVRKYVDTVSDQIRYLKTAVEHTIELNKDKVVTDTSGVSSGDAKDAKEEIADLHEQIIKLRSLLSTKREQIATLRTVLKSNKNTAEVALTNLKSKYENEKLVVSDTMSKLRNELRILKEDAATFSSLRAMFAARCEEYVTQVDELTHQLSAAEEEKKTLNQLLRLAVQQKLGLTQKLEELEMDREMRHVRRPAVSQRGGGGGGGGGKSAFSRGQPARNSLQNPNSNSNNSNQAFF; encoded by the exons ATGGCTGCATCAAGCATAGAGCTGGAAAACTTGCGGGCCGAAATCGAGCGTCTAACGCGAGAACTCGACCAGGTTAGCAGTGAAAATGTCCAATCGGCAAAGTATGGGCTCGTGTTGTtagaagaaaaacagaatctGCAAGCCAAATGTGACGAGCTAGAATCGTTGTACGATCACACCAAGCATGAGCTCGACATAACCCAAGAG GCATTGCAAAAGTTCCAAAAAACTCAACAAGTCACCACAAAGTCAGGCATCGAACAGGAAGATGCGCTTCTCAACGAGTCAGCGGCTATGGAAATTTCCCTCAACCAGCATATCCTTGAGCTCGAAAGTGAAACTAAGCAACTGCGCCACGAGCTAGATAGGGTGACCAACGAACGCGACCGTATGTTACAGGAGAATGCTGAAATTGGTCGCGACAAGTCTGGAACCGAAGCTGAACGGGCTCGACTGAAGGCAGAACTGAAAGATATGAAGTATCGTGAGGCGCGCATGTTGGCCGATTACTCAGAGCTAGAGGAAGAAAATAtttccctccaaaaacaaGTTTCTAGCTTGCGAAGCTCGCAA GTGGAATTTGAAGGCGCCAAACATGAAATACGAAGACTTTCTGAAGAAATCGAGCTACTAAATTCACAGGTAGAGGAGCTTGCCAGTCTTAAGAAAATAGCTGAAAAACAAATGGAGGATGCTTTGACAGCACTGCAA GTTGAGCGTGAAAATAAATATGCTCTGAAGAAGGAACTCGATACACATATCAACCGTGAATCAATGTATAATATCAGTAATCTGGCATATAGTATACGTGGAATGGAAGAAAGTGCACTCAACAGCAGTGACTGTGAAGAAGAAATTCCAGCGCTAAG GGATTCTACCTTGAAACGACTAGAAGCATCGTTGGAGGCTGAAACCGCAGATCTTAAATCACCCGACGGAACCAAAGTTGATCTCTTCTCTGAAATTCATCTGAATGAGCTGAAGAAATTAGAAAAACAACTTGaaacaatggaaaatgaaaagctcTGCTTGACTGCGAACCTGCGCGATGCACAGCAAAATCTGGATAAAAGTCAGAATGATGTTCAGAACTTTATGTCCAAGCTACTGGTTATGGCAGCACATGTCGACGCTCTTCACAATCTGAAGAAGCAAATTCAGATCGAAGAAAACATTACAG TTGCTAACAACAAAGACAAGAACGCAACGGAAAAGATGAATGAAGCAATCATGCAATATTCCAATTGGTTTATCCTGAGCTCGAAAGAAATTGACACGCTTAGGGCTGACTTGGTAGAGCTACAAAAGGGTCTAAATTGCTCCGATGCCATGACCATATTACGCAATGAAATAACGAATTTAAAGAATAGG CTGTTATCAGTGGAACAGAAATCACTTGATCTACACAGCGATATCCAGGTACTAACGTCTCTTTCTCAAACTGCTGGACAAAGCTTGAATACAACTCGAAGCAATCTGATTGCTTTGAGTGATGATTTAGCCCAACTGTATCATTTAGTATGCACGGTCAACGGCGAAACTCCAAATAGAGTGTTGCTTGATCATAAGAATGATGATTTAAG CTTCGACAACGATTCGCTTACTGCGATACAATCACAACTTAAATCGGACATACTCATCTCTAAACCGCACGTATTTGAAGATCTTCAAGCGCTAAGTGACGCAGTGGAAGTCCGAAAATATGTGGATACAGTAAGTGATCAGATTCGATACCTGAAGACTGCCGTCGAGCACACGATTGAGCTAAACAAGGACAAGGTAGTAACAGATACATCTGGTGTATCATCCGGAGACGCAAAGGATGCCAAGGAAGAGATAGCTGATTTGCATGAGCAGATTATTAAGCTACGCAGCTTACTGTCGACGAAACGCGAGCAAATTGCTACTCTGCGTACCGTGCTGAAATCGAACAAGAACACGGCGGAGGTAGCTTTGACCaatttgaaatcgaaataCGAAAACGAGAAACTTGTTGTGAGCGATACGATGTCGAAGTTGCGTAATGAACTGCGCATACTGAAGGAAGATGCGGCCACATTCTCAA GTCTACGAGCAATGTTTGCTGCCCGCTGCGAAGAATATGTAACGCAAGTAGATGAACTAACTCATCAGCTATCGGCCGccgaggaggaaaagaaaacgttGAACCAATTACTGCGACTAGCAGTGCAACAGAAATTGGGTTTAACCCAGAAGCTAGAAGAACTTGAGATGGACCG GGAGATGCGTCATGTTCGACGACCAGCTGTTTCGCAgcgtggaggaggaggcggaggtggtggcggaaaATCCGCATTTTCGCGTGGACAGCCGGCTAGAAATAGCTTGCAAAATCCGAATAGCAACAGTAACAATTCAAACCAAGCGTTCTTCTAA
- the LOC125951404 gene encoding protein bicaudal D isoform X3 translates to MAASSIELENLRAEIERLTRELDQVSSENVQSAKYGLVLLEEKQNLQAKCDELESLYDHTKHELDITQEALQKFQKTQQVTTKSGIEQEDALLNESAAMEISLNQHILELESETKQLRHELDRVTNERDRMLQENAEIGRDKSGTEAERARLKAELKDMKYREARMLADYSELEEENISLQKQVSSLRSSQVEFEGAKHEIRRLSEEIELLNSQVEELASLKKIAEKQMEDALTALQVERENKYALKKELDTHINRESMYNISNLAYSIRGMEESALNSSDCEEEIPALRDSTLKRLEASLEAETADLKSPDGTKVDLFSEIHLNELKKLEKQLETMENEKLCLTANLRDAQQNLDKSQNDVQNFMSKLLVMAAHVDALHNLKKQIQIEENITAVANNKDKNATEKMNEAIMQYSNWFILSSKEIDTLRADLVELQKGLNCSDAMTILRNEITNLKNRLLSVEQKSLDLHSDIQVLTSLSQTAGQSLNTTRSNLIALSDDLAQLYHLVCTVNGETPNRVLLDHKNDDLSFDNDSLTAIQSQLKSDILISKPHVFEDLQALSDAVEVRKYVDTVSDQIRYLKTAVEHTIELNKDKVVTDTSGVSSGDAKDAKEEIADLHEQIIKLRSLLSTKREQIATLRTVLKSNKNTAEVALTNLKSKYENEKLVVSDTMSKLRNELRILKEDAATFSSLRAMFAARCEEYVTQVDELTHQLSAAEEEKKTLNQLLRLAVQQKLGLTQKLEELEMDREMRHVRRPAVSQRGGGGGGGGGKSAFSRGQPARNSLQNPNSNSNNSNQAFF, encoded by the exons ATGGCTGCATCAAGCATAGAGCTGGAAAACTTGCGGGCCGAAATCGAGCGTCTAACGCGAGAACTCGACCAGGTTAGCAGTGAAAATGTCCAATCGGCAAAGTATGGGCTCGTGTTGTtagaagaaaaacagaatctGCAAGCCAAATGTGACGAGCTAGAATCGTTGTACGATCACACCAAGCATGAGCTCGACATAACCCAAGAG GCATTGCAAAAGTTCCAAAAAACTCAACAAGTCACCACAAAGTCAGGCATCGAACAGGAAGATGCGCTTCTCAACGAGTCAGCGGCTATGGAAATTTCCCTCAACCAGCATATCCTTGAGCTCGAAAGTGAAACTAAGCAACTGCGCCACGAGCTAGATAGGGTGACCAACGAACGCGACCGTATGTTACAGGAGAATGCTGAAATTGGTCGCGACAAGTCTGGAACCGAAGCTGAACGGGCTCGACTGAAGGCAGAACTGAAAGATATGAAGTATCGTGAGGCGCGCATGTTGGCCGATTACTCAGAGCTAGAGGAAGAAAATAtttccctccaaaaacaaGTTTCTAGCTTGCGAAGCTCGCAA GTGGAATTTGAAGGCGCCAAACATGAAATACGAAGACTTTCTGAAGAAATCGAGCTACTAAATTCACAGGTAGAGGAGCTTGCCAGTCTTAAGAAAATAGCTGAAAAACAAATGGAGGATGCTTTGACAGCACTGCAA GTTGAGCGTGAAAATAAATATGCTCTGAAGAAGGAACTCGATACACATATCAACCGTGAATCAATGTATAATATCAGTAATCTGGCATATAGTATACGTGGAATGGAAGAAAGTGCACTCAACAGCAGTGACTGTGAAGAAGAAATTCCAGCGCTAAG GGATTCTACCTTGAAACGACTAGAAGCATCGTTGGAGGCTGAAACCGCAGATCTTAAATCACCCGACGGAACCAAAGTTGATCTCTTCTCTGAAATTCATCTGAATGAGCTGAAGAAATTAGAAAAACAACTTGaaacaatggaaaatgaaaagctcTGCTTGACTGCGAACCTGCGCGATGCACAGCAAAATCTGGATAAAAGTCAGAATGATGTTCAGAACTTTATGTCCAAGCTACTGGTTATGGCAGCACATGTCGACGCTCTTCACAATCTGAAGAAGCAAATTCAGATCGAAGAAAACATTACAG CAGTTGCTAACAACAAAGACAAGAACGCAACGGAAAAGATGAATGAAGCAATCATGCAATATTCCAATTGGTTTATCCTGAGCTCGAAAGAAATTGACACGCTTAGGGCTGACTTGGTAGAGCTACAAAAGGGTCTAAATTGCTCCGATGCCATGACCATATTACGCAATGAAATAACGAATTTAAAGAATAGG CTGTTATCAGTGGAACAGAAATCACTTGATCTACACAGCGATATCCAGGTACTAACGTCTCTTTCTCAAACTGCTGGACAAAGCTTGAATACAACTCGAAGCAATCTGATTGCTTTGAGTGATGATTTAGCCCAACTGTATCATTTAGTATGCACGGTCAACGGCGAAACTCCAAATAGAGTGTTGCTTGATCATAAGAATGATGATTTAAG CTTCGACAACGATTCGCTTACTGCGATACAATCACAACTTAAATCGGACATACTCATCTCTAAACCGCACGTATTTGAAGATCTTCAAGCGCTAAGTGACGCAGTGGAAGTCCGAAAATATGTGGATACAGTAAGTGATCAGATTCGATACCTGAAGACTGCCGTCGAGCACACGATTGAGCTAAACAAGGACAAGGTAGTAACAGATACATCTGGTGTATCATCCGGAGACGCAAAGGATGCCAAGGAAGAGATAGCTGATTTGCATGAGCAGATTATTAAGCTACGCAGCTTACTGTCGACGAAACGCGAGCAAATTGCTACTCTGCGTACCGTGCTGAAATCGAACAAGAACACGGCGGAGGTAGCTTTGACCaatttgaaatcgaaataCGAAAACGAGAAACTTGTTGTGAGCGATACGATGTCGAAGTTGCGTAATGAACTGCGCATACTGAAGGAAGATGCGGCCACATTCTCAA GTCTACGAGCAATGTTTGCTGCCCGCTGCGAAGAATATGTAACGCAAGTAGATGAACTAACTCATCAGCTATCGGCCGccgaggaggaaaagaaaacgttGAACCAATTACTGCGACTAGCAGTGCAACAGAAATTGGGTTTAACCCAGAAGCTAGAAGAACTTGAGATGGACCG GGAGATGCGTCATGTTCGACGACCAGCTGTTTCGCAgcgtggaggaggaggcggaggtggtggcggaaaATCCGCATTTTCGCGTGGACAGCCGGCTAGAAATAGCTTGCAAAATCCGAATAGCAACAGTAACAATTCAAACCAAGCGTTCTTCTAA